The region TGCAAATTGTCATCACTCTCTGAAGAGGAAAAATGTAAGCTATCAAATATAGTCTTTCTTAACCATATGTAAACATAGGATACGCAAACTCCCCAAACAGTTAAGAGTTGCTGCATTCTGCTCATCTTAGTAAAACAATATTGTCAAGTACATCACACTAACACATTAAAATTATTCCAAATAACATAAATATAAATCTTCACATGGTGGTTAAAAAAGGTACAAAATATGGAGGTGTCCTCAGATACTCCTTTCACTTCTCTGACTCCCTCCATCCTCGTGCATTCCTTCCAAACTTGTAAACAAGCCTTCGTCCGTCTACACGTTCCAGTATTTCCCGTTTGTAATAATATCTGGAATGTTATGGGCAGGTAGGTTATTGGAACTGCCAAAATTCATTTCTCTCAAAAAAGGAATACAAAAATCCCTTCATTGTAAATGAATGAATCATTGTGGTCTCTACCTCATTGCTCGGCTGAGCTTCTCGTAGGTCATGCTACTATTATTCTTCTTCTTTCCCCACAGCTGAGCTACAGCCTCTGATTTGAGGAAGCGGAACACTCCTTCAGTTCGGTCCTCCCACTTGATCAGGCCTGGATTCCGCTCTGGGTTCAGCAGAATGTCCCTAATGAATTCCCATAAGTGGGTCCCTCTGGGGTCTAAGGAAAAACAGAGGCGATGAACATTAAAACTATTTAAAGCAATAGCATGGGTAAAACAATTAGCATGTATCCATCTCCTAATTGAGCATatctaaaattaaaatgtatggtacAATTGTATTAGATTTTCATGTAATACTACTTACTGTGTTTTTTTACTTGGTAAGGGCGACTGTGAGATCTCTTTGTATCTGAAAGTAAATGAACAGATAGACATTTATTTGAAGcaacaaataaaaaggaaggctatcagtgtaatttgtacattttgccATCAAAACTCTTAGAAACATATCTCATCACAATTACCATAATGCTCTATTTCATCTGGATTTTGAAAATTGTTTGTTGCAATTCCTTTGTTTTTATGTACACTGATTGGTtgaaacatacaacacacaatCCATATGATAAATGTTTCTTAAAAGGGCACTGTGTAAAATCCTGCCTCAAtacaataacatgacttgtctcctccttctcttcccttATCAAACTAGACCAGAATAGTATTACCTAGTCCAGGGTTCAAGAATAGTTCTGTGAGTGTCGAAAGCAACTATAAGGAGATTATAAATCAGTGCAAACAGATCCGCGGACCAGCTAGAGTTTAAATCGAGAATATCTGATCAAGGCACTCTGACCAATTTTGTAGAAAACTATTATGTGAATCATTTTAGGGtaccaaaagtatttttgaGTAAATTAAAGTGAAATATTCATGCTCACTGCCAGACAAGTTAACCATTTGTCAGGCTTGCTTGAGTATGAGCATACATTTGGATCTGAACACATTTCTTATCCGATTGTCTCTCATGACATATTTAAGGTTGGATTTGGAAAGGAGATTCATGGATAcagttttacaaataaaataaaaaaagtattgggGAGTTCACTCTGCTCAGAGAAATGTTAATGCCTGGTCCAAATGCTCCAAGAGCTCTATGGTTCGCATGGGCACCTCTCCTTACCAGCCCTTTTTCCCTCTGGTCTCCCACTGTCCTTGTTGTCCCCTACTCAACCTTTTCTCCAAGGTTCTACAGACTTAATATATTGAGTGGCAATTGTTACTAGTGTAATTATTCACAATAATATTAAATGGTTAAATGTTACCTGATGAAATTGTCCCAAATTGTCCAGAACCCACCCATTTCAACCCATTGTCTGTAATAAAGCCACCCTATTAGATGGCTTACACAAAATGCCTAGTAAGTATTGTATGCTGCCGCAGTCTTCTGCCAAGACTTTAGCAACCACTGCAGTATGGTTTGCAATAAAAACTGTCAAACAGCCCCTTCGTCTAAGTGTAAAACAGTAGTAAACATAACGTTTTAATGATCAGGCCTGATTTCATGACCTAACAGCTGTACAATGTCCTCGAATTGATCTTATCCCCTCTTTTGAGGATGAGTGGTcactttttaaatatttctttcCTTAAGGCTTTGAATAAAAAGGCCCCTTTTCCAATGTATTTACTTAAAATGGTTACAGCCCCTGGTTTAGTTCAGAACAGTCTGAGCTAGTCCACTGTTGGGCTACAGACTTGATCCTGACTCTCATCTCAATTCTGCCTTTCTAAAGTTTTTGAATGCCTGGTCAATAAACTGTTAACCCGTAATCTGGAATCCCCCAGTGTTCTCTTTGTGATTCAGTCAGGCTTAAAAGCTGGGCATGGGTGCATCACAAGGTCCTAAATTACTTgtcatctcaaggtcctgaaacACTTGTCTTCATTGGTCTGGCTAAAGCCTTTGCCTCTTACATCCTTATTAATAGACTCTACAACCTAGTGTTCTCAGAGGAACTATCCTTGTTCGAATATGATTTATCTGACCccatacaatgtgttttagaTTTCCATGGGTGTCCCTCAAAGTTTGATTACTGGGTTTACCCTAATTATCCCACATTATCTGACACAACTGGCCCCTCACTGAACACTGTGCTGTTCACCCTTCAACATAGGTAATATGTCTTCACTGACCTCATCTACGCCTAAAtactaaaaaaaaactaatgtatttgttttaatgtactTCTTTTTATGCTAAACATGCACTTGTCAAAATGACCAACCAGCAATATAGGAAATATAAAAAGCTGCCTTACAAGTTTGATTTCATTTACCACACTCATTACTGTGACATTTACATCCTGGTAATTTGGCACTCCCTTCACAATCAATGCCAAACTCACTGGTAACTTATTTGTAAGTCACTTTTAGGTCAATGGCAATACCTTAGCTCACTACTAACAGTAAAATCTACTACTAATATCCTGCACTCCAGGAACAACACTCTGTTCACTCCTAAAACCTATTCTTCATTTGGTCAATACTCATTTCAGTTTTCTGCTGCCAACGATTGGAATGAGTTACAAAAGACCCTTATGCTAGACATGCTGGTTTCAGTTTACACCgtaaaaactaacaaaaaaaccCCCAGCTGATATCAGAAAACTGCACCTGCTGAATACCCAATTCCGAACTGTAAATGTGTCCCACTGTATTTGTTGTAATTGAATATGTTTAGTGTTTattattgtatatttgtattcataCATACTTTTTGTATCTTACATTATTTATGATGATGAACTGTCATGTCTTTCATTGAAATGCTTTTGGTCAGGTTGTCCTTGAAAATTAGAACTTGTTGTCAAGTcacttgcctggttaaataataaaatatattctaatTTATTTGCCTTGCACTGACTGTAATTTGGTCTTCATGTTGCCAGACACCAAAAACACAccccaaatgcaaatgcaaagtgTAGAGCCAAGAATAGACAATGAAAGCTCTCTTTCCATGCactaaatgcaaaaaaaaaagaaatactgcCTAATAACAAACAGCTGTGAAGTCAATTTTCCTAATAGTTATGGTACCTTAAAATTAGGGgactgtatgaaatgtgctcTCTCTAAATTCTTCATTCAATGAAGTTATTTTTAAATTTAAACGGTTGGATTACAGagccaaataaaaatgtatcattgtTTAAATAccatatataatgttttatagaTTGTCAGTTCACATTTTTGTCTGGTCTCATACCTGGACTGGAGGGAGTTGGAGAGGCCACAGGTACAAGAGATTGAAAGGAGGGATCATAGATATCTAAAGagtattacaaatacatttttaatgtcagCAATAAAACATCTACTGTGTGTAAATTAGTTAAATGTAgatatgttttgtttatttaaccaaaatgaatacattttaatgtggtaCCTACCTGTAGCATATATGTTAGATTCTGGGAATGGACATGGGAAATCTACAAGGACAAGAGAGTACATTAAGGTTACATTTGTGCTTATGAGGCATTCAACCTCAAGGAAATACTTAAATCACAGACAGCTTAAATTGACATTTTTAGTTCCTTTTATAGTTTTAAAGCATCATTTAGACAGTTCTTTAGGTTAAAGTTCAATTTCTGAGATTTTCTTGGTGCCTAATAACACAGTCACTGGACACAGCAATATAAATGCTTTATACATCTCCAAAATCAGCTCATGTCTTTGAGTTCTATACAGGCATGTCAATGCAAAAACACATTGCTGTTCCAATTATTAAAATCATGAATGTGTATCAGCCATACTGTTTACTTCCTGCTTTGCCTTTATCTCTGAACTCCAAATCCATGCTCTGCTAGTCTCACATCAAAAGTAACAGAGCCTGGTTCTCAACTTGTTTTTTCTAgtgatgttttttgttaaattttttttgttttatttacaactTTTGTCTTTAGAAATTTATTTAGAGACCATTTACACATTTCGGAGTGTCCCACTGCTACAGTATGGCTTGTGTACGCAATTAGACAgtcaaatacataaaaaaaaaatatatatatatattttactaaaaCAACTGTTATAATAATGCTTTAATACTAAATGTAAATCGAAAATGATGCCTACAACACTCTGGTTTAGGTGGAGCAATAttcttttaagaaaaaaaaaaaaactttaatatGTTGCTTGAATAAGTATTACATcctgtgctgtggaagctcccagtttGCACATAAGCAAGAAGTTTCCCTAACAAGGACACATTGCATTAGTATTGACCATCCCTATGAACCATTAcagttgctgtcacattttttGGATAATAACCTCACTTTTAGGTTATTAAAAATCAGAAGGAAAATTATGACTAAAAGCATTATTCAGAAGTTAGagataaagtaatacaaatacaaatgcataTGTTAAGAAAAGGGTACAACATAATATCCTaatgtttgaatattttccGATGAGCACAGTAGGATCAACATTCAGGAAGTAAAAGCAATGTCACACATAGCAGGTAAAGCCAAGAAACTCAGCGTTCAAAGGAGAGAGGCCAACAAACACTTTCAAGTGCCTAGAGAGTTCAAtggctgggagtggagtaaTCGTGCTCCAATCGATAATATAAAGAGCTCtgcataaaactggcctttattGGAGGATGGAAGCAAATAAGCAATTACTCAAAAAAGACCATTGAAAATCATGAGAGTGACAGCATCATTGGAGAGCCTCAAAAAAGCAGTGAATATCCTAAATGGCTCAATGTTCTGATCTCAATCCCGTTGAGACTCtgaactgcaatttaaaaattgCGGTTCAGGAGAGTCAtccaaccaacctgaacaaATCTGCCAAGAATGGGCCAAAACACTCTGAAACTGTGCAAAGATATATACTTACCAAAAGACATAAAGGTGTCATTGCAGTGAAAGTGGCTCTACAAATCATCAATGTGTTTGGGGTTGAATAGTTATGCAAGTAGCATATTTcagttattaaataaataaatatatatatacatacatatatattccAACAAAAAACCAATGACACCTTACAATTATTGAGTTTGAGtgtcaatgtttaaaaaaaaaaactatgcaaTTTCAAGGTACaatttgtatttcagaaaaagTAATTTTGCATTTTGCCCTGTACGTCATGTCTGAATGGACTTGTAAGGGTTGGCATAATCATGTCCCAAAGCTAATTTATAAAGTGTAAATATGCTTGGCACAACAGCATTTGAAGTTGGCCTTAGTGAAAATGACCACAATACCATGGGAGTGACCTTACTAAGTGATGTAATTGTTCCTTTTGCTTTTATCAAATCCAAAATATTGCAAGACTAGTTTGATAATGTAACTAAAGACATGTACATTAGACACAGCCAATTAATATTACTACTGAGAAGCTAGCTATCTAGTAGCATTGAACACAAAATGTTATGTTCCTTCAATAACCCTGGGAGCTACTGTTGAAACATAATTTTATCTCAATTAACAAGTTTTAATGAATATGTAACTGCCTTGTTCTGCCCTTAGTCAGTGCAGTATCAAAACAACTCAGCTACACTTTAGACTAAGCTTGCTTCACCAAGGCGTATAAGCTAATGCTTACTGCGCCGGGAATTTCTTACAACTTTCTTATTGGCTAATGGAGGCCATGTTCTACGCAATGTTCCACCAGTTCCCCTTCTGAGAATGAGATTAATgataacattaaatacattattgatGACACTTAAAAGCTATGAAGTCCAAAGAGCTTTTGAGGGCTCTTACCATCTGGCTCTGATTTAATAACATCCAGTGGTGAAAAGTCCACACCAGGAAACTGACCTGTGTTGGAATGATatggaaaaacaagaaaagttAAGAGGAATGCCGTTGTACTTACTCTAAGAACATGGGTCATCTTTATTCTGGGTTAATCAAACTTACTTGATGCTGAATTCCTAATCCTCCTGTTATTCTACTCTGCAACTAACCAGCATCACATGTTGCTGAAATACTACCATTTAGCCCGATTACTTAAATAATCACAGcatatttcaaaaatgtctTGCCTGACAGTTTCTATTTCACTTAAAATTTGAAAATAACAGAGGATGCTAAAGTTCTGTTCGGTATGTAAACTTACTGTTCCATTTTAGTTCATTGAGGCTTTGATGGAGGATAGGGCCCACAGAGCCCGCAGCCCGGGTAAAGTCCTGGAAGGTCATGCTGCACAGCTGACGGCCATCCACATCGAAGTTCTGGAAAGGGATGCTGGCAGCATCAATCTGGTGCATATCCAGCATCTGCTGCAGCCACTCCCAAACCTGGTACTTTGACCAATACTGAGGCTGTGAGTCTTGGGACCACAGGCGACTGGTATAACTAGGCATCACTGTGGAAACTGAGGTGAATGCTGCTAGGGGTTAGATACATTTTGCAATAGCTACAACCAACATATAATTCTGTTTACACTTTAAATTAGCTGTAATGAAGAAAAATAGACTCGCTTAGCTTAGgtgtttgaaaataattaaatcaaaagACCAATTTACTGAAAAAGCCATTGAGCTATTAAACTAATCCTCACTTTCTGGAAATGTGTAGGAGCTCCATGATGTGGGTAGCTGGCTATCAATGCTGGCAGTGGAAGGGATGCTCATGATACAGGTGGAATGAAGGACCATGGTCCAGAGCTGGaggaaaattgtatttatagtCAGTGTGGAATGAAATCTTAGTCATTGGTAGACAAATCATACATGGTCCACAAACTGTGCAATCCGGAAAGGGTGTCTGAGATACAGTAGATGGACTGTTGTGAAACGAGTGCACAAAGACAAGGGTAGGCATTGTGGGGACATTCTTACTGTGTATCTTGTATATTTGCAAAGTAATGGATATGTATCTGTTTTTCATGTGTGAAACCATTCATTCTTCATCTACAACCTCTAAGGATATTTAGAGATATTTACAGTGCTGTCTTATTCAGATAATTTCTCCATTGATTAACTACAATTATCAAAGGAGAAATTTGATGCTTGTCAAAGCACCTCGTCTTTCAGGTTCATAACAATACTTGTTTATTACCCTACCACTAGAGATGCTTATATTTATTTGAGTTGTCACCGTGAAGTACTACTTGAAATAACATATTTCCCCAATTCCCACCATtatatatttaacatgtttCATTCATGCCGGAAATATTAGAAATGTCTCTATTAACATCATCATTTAAATAGATAAGGTTTGTTTCAGCCATTATGCAATATGCTTACAAAGTGCAAATTATGATATTAGGGCAGGCTCTTCCTGCACTAGTACACCATTTCTGTTCAAAACAATTTAGGAGCAAATTTGAACAGgtagtttaaatattttttaagattATTTTGACAATTTAAAGTACAATGTGTCTTTAACTGTGCTGGGGCAGTAATTCCTGCCTTCGCcacaccctcctcctcccctatGAAACCTCTATAAACATCCTGGTactttacattacaaaacacaaTGGCTTGTTGTCATGATTTGAAGAACTTATTTACTAATCATATTTGGACCACATAAGCTAACGAGAACCAAGATGACAAATCCTATTGATACAGATTTAATAATTATGTCTCTATATGCCACCACAACGGATTTAAAATgcaacaaccaagatgcaattgacgtgcagactttcagctttaattcaaggggttgaacaaagatattgtatgaaatgtttaggaattggacaaattaacacaatcataaataaaatgttcatttttaatacttggtcaagaatcctttgcaggtaaTGACTGATTGAAGTCTGAAATACATGGACATCCCTTaatgttgggtttcctccttgatgctttgccaggccatTACAGCATCTGtattcagttgttttttgtttgtgggtctttctgccttaggttttgtcttcagcatgtgaaaagcatgctcgatcaggtttagatcaggtgattgactttgccattgcaaaatattccacttgtttgccttaaaaaactcctgggttgctttcgcagtatgttttgggtcattgtccatctgtaaagtaaaGTGCCATGCAATCAACCTTCCAATCAACCATCAATTTGGTTGAATCTGAGCAAtaaacttcagaattcatctgcctgcttctgtcttctgtcacatcatcactaAACACTAGTTACCCAGTGCCCAGTGGAAGACATGCATgcccatgtcatcacactgcctccaccatgtttgaccGATGACGTGGTATGTTTcacatgagccattccaagacttctccatacttttttcttcccatctttCCGgcacaggttgatcttagtttcatctgtccaaagaatgctgttccagaactggacagtgggttttttaaatgttctttggCAAAATCTgatttatgaatggtttgcaccttgtggcgaagcctctgtatttgctctcgtgaagtcttcctTTAATGGTGGACTTGGATAaggatatgcctacctcctggagagtgttcttcacttggctggatattgggaatgggtttttctttaccatggaaaggatcctaaaATCACCCATCACTGTTGTCTTcagtggatgtccaggcctttttgtgttgcatagCTGAAAagtgcgttcttttttctcagattgtaccaaactgttgatttggcaacTGCttatgttcctgctatctctctgatggccTGTTTCAGGCTAAGGATGAGcggtttcacttgcattgaaagctcatttgaccgcatgttgtgggttcacagcaatagcttccaaatgtgaatgccacatgAACCATTCCTCTAGTTTAGATGTGAATACCAACAAATCTAAGCTGAGGGCCTGCACATTAAGCCCATAGTAATTTACctgtaacttaaatatattttggtaaacagtcaaaaaataaaaacgtgtgtcagtgtccaattatttccagatcTAACTGTATATTGCTTTTACATATAGGCCAGCTGATGTTAAAACAGCAATTGATGTGAGTCTATTTTGATTCGTGCTCTCCTCATTGTAGGAGCGCAGTACACATTGGCCGCCACACAACTCTTCTAGGTGGCTTGACATAAGAACCAGATAGTAAGCCAGCTATAGCCAGCAGCCAGGTTTTTTCCTTAATTAATGACATTGGtagaaacaataacaaacatCCAACTATTTTGCCTACTACATTAAACTGAACATGACAACTCTTATCATAATGAGATTGAcaatctcatctctcatctcatcttcatccgcttatccggtatcaggtcgcggggtcagcagctccagcaggggaccccaaacttccctttcccaagccacatttgccagcacATTTGCCACATTCTGACTGGGGAATCCCGAGGCGtccccaggccagtgtcgaaatataatctctccacctagtcctggccataccccgaggtctcctcccagctggacgtgcctggaacacctcccaagggagacgtcctgggggcatccttaccagttACTCCGAACTGCTGATCAACATTTGCAATCACTAAACTTGAAACATGATAAGTAAACctaaaaatgtaaatcacaACTATGAACAGATGTTTACAGATTAGTTAACCTCTTACAGTAAGAAAACAGCAGGCCTGACATGAGGATGAAGTGACTGAGGAGGCAGTTAAAAATGATGAGGGgtctaatatttattttttcctattTTTCTATAGGGTATTTAAAATTTAAACTGGGGgggcagaagaaaaaaaacccaGAGGGGTTTAAGCCCCCTCTTGCCCCCTTGTGGAGACAGGCCTAGAAGATAGACAAAATAACAATCACAAATCTCATCAATGCAActtaaacaaattaaacaagTGTAGGTGACTTGCTGGTACTACAGCAAGTAGATAATCCCTCTGTCCAACTAATTCAAGTTATAACAAATGCAAGGTGAAGGCTGTCCGCTAGATTGAAGTCATTCAACCTAAATACTATAGTAGTTTGGCATTCTTTCATAATTCCAGTTACAGATCAGTGTTGGTCTGGAGATGAATTTTGAGTTAGTATATTAAATTAGTTTATGGCCAGTGTCAAGACATACATTAAGGAACCTTTCTTTTTACACCAAAAAACTGTGGCTTTAACTGGTTAAATAAGCATTGCTTCATGTTTTCCAATagtgttttgaaataaaatgcatataacATAATCctgtgaaaataataaatacttaCGTTGCATACATATGTTGCAAGTTGTAGTATATAAGAGTAGTTATAAAGTTCAGTTTGTATCTCAAAACAAGCCCAGGGGAGTTAGTTTTTCTATGATTGTATTTACCTTTTGAAccaaagcatgtttttttttacattcatttaaatgcaAGATGCACAATTATATAAATTCTAATGTATGTTTATTCAAGTATCGTCTTTAACACTGTATTAACAGCACAGTAGCATTTTTATCTCAGGCTTGAAGATAAGCAAAGGCGAATTAAAGGCAATCAAAGTTTAACAGATAAACTAATCAAAACCATCACAATCTCGTTTAAAAGATAACTCAACTAATGCCTTGAAtgcttttgtaaatgtataataCTTACAGTTGATTATGCCATCTACCTATCAAAATGGATGGGTAGTTAGGGTA is a window of Esox lucius isolate fEsoLuc1 chromosome 19, fEsoLuc1.pri, whole genome shotgun sequence DNA encoding:
- the ehf gene encoding ETS homologous factor isoform X3, producing the protein MPSYTSRLWSQDSQPQYWSKYQVWEWLQQMLDMHQIDAASIPFQNFDVDGRQLCSMTFQDFTRAAGSVGPILHQSLNELKWNSQFPGVDFSPLDVIKSEPDDFPCPFPESNIYATDIYDPSFQSLVPVASPTPSSPDTKRSHSRPYQVKKHNPRGTHLWEFIRDILLNPERNPGLIKWEDRTEGVFRFLKSEAVAQLWGKKKNNSSMTYEKLSRAMRYYYKREILERVDGRRLVYKFGRNARGWRESEK
- the ehf gene encoding ETS homologous factor isoform X2, whose protein sequence is MVLHSTCIMSIPSTASIDSQLPTSWSSYTFPEISTVMPSYTSRLWSQDSQPQYWSKYQVWEWLQQMLDMHQIDAASIPFQNFDVDGRQLCSMTFQDFTRAAGSVGPILHQSLNELKWNSQFPGVDFSPLDVIKSEPDDFPCPFPESNIYATDIYDPSFQSLVPVASPTPSSPDTKRSHSRPYQVKKHNPRGTHLWEFIRDILLNPERNPGLIKWEDRTEGVFRFLKSEAVAQLWGKKKNNSSMTYEKLSRAMRYYYKREILERVDGRRLVYKFGRNARGWRESEK
- the ehf gene encoding ETS homologous factor isoform X1 is translated as MVLHSTCIMSIPSTASIDSQLPTSWSSYTFPETFTSVSTVMPSYTSRLWSQDSQPQYWSKYQVWEWLQQMLDMHQIDAASIPFQNFDVDGRQLCSMTFQDFTRAAGSVGPILHQSLNELKWNSQFPGVDFSPLDVIKSEPDDFPCPFPESNIYATDIYDPSFQSLVPVASPTPSSPDTKRSHSRPYQVKKHNPRGTHLWEFIRDILLNPERNPGLIKWEDRTEGVFRFLKSEAVAQLWGKKKNNSSMTYEKLSRAMRYYYKREILERVDGRRLVYKFGRNARGWRESEK